A single Streptomyces sp. Edi2 DNA region contains:
- a CDS encoding TDT family transporter produces the protein MASPAQAPSRPGTDPGTSADTAPQPGPAAGPVPDPGTPDTAPSVRHLGPNWYAAVMGTAIVANAGAVLPHTSPVLHIAYRVVWALSALMLLTLLAARGVHWVRHRDQARRHLLDPAVAPFYGCLAMALLAVGGGTLAVGREVIGEPAAVAADAALWILGTLVGLLCAVGIPYLMVTRHRIEPGSASPVWLLPLVAPMVSAALGPALVPYLPAGQWQAALLFACYALFGVSLLATLLVLPLVVSRLIHHGPLPLALTPTLFLVLGPLGQSTTAVVNLGHAAPGVVDATSAHAMGAFAVLYGVPVMGFALLWLAIAAAMVVRAVRNGMGFAMTWWGFTFPVGTCVTGAAGLARRTGLTAFDWLAVGLFALLVTAVAVTATRTAAGLVRGHLLAPPRPVTA, from the coding sequence ATGGCATCTCCCGCGCAAGCACCTTCCCGCCCCGGCACCGACCCCGGCACCAGCGCCGACACCGCCCCCCAACCCGGTCCCGCCGCCGGTCCCGTCCCCGACCCCGGCACACCCGATACCGCGCCCTCGGTCCGCCATCTCGGGCCGAACTGGTACGCCGCCGTCATGGGCACCGCGATCGTCGCCAACGCGGGCGCGGTCCTGCCGCACACCTCCCCCGTCCTGCACATCGCCTACCGGGTCGTCTGGGCGCTGTCGGCGCTGATGCTGCTGACGCTGCTGGCCGCGCGAGGTGTGCACTGGGTCCGCCACCGCGACCAGGCGCGCCGCCATCTGCTCGACCCGGCCGTCGCCCCCTTCTACGGATGCCTGGCCATGGCCCTGCTGGCGGTCGGCGGCGGCACGCTGGCCGTGGGCCGGGAGGTCATCGGCGAACCGGCCGCGGTGGCCGCCGACGCCGCGCTGTGGATCCTGGGCACCCTTGTCGGCCTCCTCTGCGCCGTCGGGATCCCGTACCTGATGGTGACCCGGCACCGTATCGAGCCCGGCAGCGCCTCTCCCGTCTGGTTGCTGCCGCTGGTCGCCCCCATGGTCTCGGCGGCACTCGGCCCGGCCCTGGTCCCGTATCTGCCGGCCGGCCAGTGGCAGGCGGCCCTGCTGTTCGCCTGCTACGCCCTGTTCGGCGTGTCGCTGCTGGCCACGCTGCTCGTCCTGCCGCTCGTGGTGTCCCGGCTGATCCACCACGGCCCGCTCCCCCTCGCGCTCACCCCCACGCTGTTCCTCGTCCTGGGCCCCCTGGGGCAGTCCACCACCGCGGTGGTCAACCTCGGCCATGCCGCACCGGGCGTCGTGGACGCCACCTCCGCACACGCCATGGGCGCCTTCGCGGTGCTCTACGGCGTCCCGGTCATGGGCTTCGCCCTCCTCTGGCTGGCGATCGCGGCCGCGATGGTGGTGCGCGCCGTCCGCAACGGCATGGGTTTCGCGATGACCTGGTGGGGCTTCACCTTCCCCGTCGGGACCTGCGTCACGGGCGCGGCGGGGCTGGCCCGGCGCACCGGCCTGACCGCCTTCGACTGGCTCGCGGTGGGCCTGTTCGCGCTCCTGGTGACCGCCGTGGCGGTGACCGCCACCCGCACCGCAGCCGGCCTGGTCCGTGGACACCTGCTGGCGCCGCCCCGTCCGGTCACGGCCTGA
- a CDS encoding helical backbone metal receptor, with protein sequence MTSRTPPRRVVSLVPSLTEAVACTAPGLLVGATDWCSEPAGLDVVRIGGTKNPDTERIAALAPDLVLANEEENREPDLAALRAAGISVLVTEVRTLPQAFRELERVLVHGCGLARPPWLDGAEAAWRELPAPAAERAAVVPVWRRPWMVLGRDTFAGDLLARLGVRNLCADHADRYPRVPLDVLRAFAADLVVLPDEPYRFSAADGPEAFPGLPAALVSGRYLTWYGPSLVRAPGELAEALAAAR encoded by the coding sequence ATGACGAGCCGCACTCCGCCGCGCCGCGTGGTCTCCCTCGTGCCCTCGCTGACGGAGGCGGTCGCCTGCACCGCCCCCGGGCTGCTGGTGGGGGCCACCGACTGGTGCAGCGAGCCGGCCGGGCTCGATGTCGTACGCATCGGCGGCACCAAGAACCCGGACACGGAGCGGATCGCCGCCCTCGCCCCCGACCTCGTGCTCGCCAACGAGGAGGAGAACCGGGAGCCGGACCTCGCCGCGCTGCGCGCCGCCGGGATCTCGGTGCTGGTCACCGAAGTACGGACCCTGCCGCAGGCGTTCCGGGAGCTGGAGCGGGTCCTCGTCCACGGCTGCGGGCTGGCCCGGCCGCCGTGGCTGGACGGCGCCGAGGCCGCCTGGCGTGAGCTGCCGGCCCCGGCGGCGGAGCGGGCGGCGGTGGTGCCCGTCTGGCGGCGCCCGTGGATGGTGCTGGGCCGGGACACCTTCGCCGGGGACCTCCTGGCGCGCCTGGGCGTCCGCAATCTCTGCGCGGACCACGCCGACCGCTACCCCCGTGTCCCGCTCGATGTGCTCCGGGCCTTTGCCGCCGACCTCGTGGTGCTGCCCGACGAGCCGTACCGCTTCAGCGCCGCGGACGGTCCCGAGGCGTTCCCCGGCCTGCCCGCGGCGCTGGTCAGCGGCCGGTATCTGACCTGGTACGGGCCTTCCCTGGTGCGAGCTCCGGGCGAGCTGGCCGAGGCGCTGGCCGCGGCGCGGTGA
- a CDS encoding LysR family transcriptional regulator, which yields MSDDAGPAAVSLAHRVPDLGALELLLAIARLGSLGRAARARGISQPAASSRLRSMERQLGVALVERSPRGSRLTDAGALVTDWARRVVEAAEAFDAGAQALRGQRDSRLRVAASMTIAEYLLPGWLIALRARRPGTAVSLLAGNSGAVAERLLGGEADLGFVEGLQVPAGLDGTVIGQDRLVVVAAPSHPWARRRGELTAAELAATPLILRERGSGTRQVLDAALAGHGGLAEPLLELASTTAVKAAVVSEAAPSVLSELAVGEELTAHRMVEIPVRELRLGRELRAVWPAGQRPAGPARDLLGLTRGAS from the coding sequence ATGAGTGATGACGCCGGGCCGGCCGCCGTATCGCTGGCACACCGGGTCCCGGATCTCGGTGCGCTGGAGCTGCTGCTCGCCATTGCCCGGCTCGGCAGTCTGGGGCGGGCCGCCCGGGCGCGGGGCATCTCCCAGCCCGCCGCCAGCAGCCGCCTCCGCTCCATGGAGCGGCAGTTGGGAGTGGCGCTGGTCGAACGCTCGCCGCGCGGCTCCCGGTTGACGGATGCCGGGGCCCTGGTGACGGACTGGGCGCGCCGGGTGGTGGAGGCTGCCGAGGCCTTCGACGCCGGTGCGCAGGCGCTGCGGGGGCAGCGCGATTCACGGCTGCGGGTCGCGGCCAGCATGACGATCGCCGAGTATCTGCTGCCGGGGTGGCTGATCGCCCTGCGCGCGCGGCGGCCCGGGACCGCCGTATCGCTGCTTGCGGGCAATTCCGGCGCGGTGGCCGAGCGGCTGCTGGGCGGCGAAGCGGACCTCGGCTTCGTGGAGGGGCTGCAGGTGCCGGCGGGGTTGGACGGGACGGTCATCGGGCAGGACCGGCTGGTCGTGGTCGCCGCTCCGTCGCACCCGTGGGCCCGGCGCCGGGGGGAGCTGACCGCCGCCGAACTCGCGGCCACCCCGCTGATCCTGCGCGAGCGGGGCTCGGGCACCCGCCAGGTGCTGGACGCGGCGCTCGCCGGGCACGGCGGGCTGGCCGAACCGCTCCTCGAACTCGCCTCGACCACTGCCGTGAAGGCGGCCGTGGTGAGCGAGGCGGCGCCGTCCGTGCTCAGCGAACTCGCGGTCGGCGAGGAGCTGACCGCGCATCGGATGGTCGAGATTCCGGTGCGGGAGCTGCGGCTCGGCCGCGAGCTGCGGGCCGTGTGGCCCGCCGGTCAGCGGCCCGCGGGCCCGGCCCGCGACCTGCTGGGACTGACCCGCGGGGCGTCCTGA
- a CDS encoding gamma-glutamyl-gamma-aminobutyrate hydrolase family protein, which produces MSQPLIGISTYQEEARWGVWALPAALVPAGYPKLVQRSGGLAALLPPGDPDTAAAAVSRLDGLVIAGGADVQPARYGAEPHPRTGPPALDRDAWELALIEAALAGGVPLLGICRGLQLLNVVLGGTLVQHLDGHAGAPGVFDRHDIKPVPGTLLGRALPEPVSVPTYHHQAVDRIGRGLVPSAYAEDGTIEALELPGAYGFTLAVQWHPEAGEDTRVMEALVAAAREASAAK; this is translated from the coding sequence ATGTCCCAGCCCCTCATCGGCATCAGCACGTACCAGGAAGAGGCCCGGTGGGGCGTATGGGCCCTGCCCGCCGCGCTGGTGCCCGCCGGTTATCCCAAGCTGGTGCAACGCTCGGGCGGGCTGGCCGCGCTGCTGCCGCCGGGCGATCCGGACACGGCCGCCGCGGCCGTGTCCCGCCTGGACGGGCTGGTGATCGCGGGCGGCGCGGATGTGCAGCCGGCGCGCTACGGCGCGGAGCCGCACCCCAGGACCGGTCCGCCCGCCCTGGACCGGGACGCCTGGGAACTGGCCCTGATCGAGGCCGCGTTGGCGGGCGGCGTACCGCTGCTGGGCATCTGCCGCGGCCTCCAGCTGCTGAACGTGGTGCTGGGCGGCACCCTGGTCCAGCACCTCGACGGACATGCCGGAGCCCCCGGAGTCTTCGACCGGCACGACATCAAGCCGGTCCCCGGGACGCTGCTGGGCCGGGCGCTGCCCGAGCCGGTCTCCGTGCCGACGTACCACCACCAGGCCGTGGACCGGATCGGCCGCGGGCTGGTGCCGTCCGCCTACGCGGAGGACGGCACCATCGAGGCACTGGAACTCCCGGGCGCGTACGGCTTCACCCTGGCGGTGCAGTGGCATCCGGAGGCCGGGGAGGACACCCGGGTGATGGAGGCCCTGGTGGCGGCGGCGCGCGAGGCATCCGCCGCCAAGTGA